The Ananas comosus cultivar F153 linkage group 24, ASM154086v1, whole genome shotgun sequence DNA window TCTGCCCTAGAAATCGATCCAACCCGTCCAAAAGCTTCAATCGCGAGTAAAAGGCTTTTGGATGTGACATGAGGGAGCTCTTGCACCAACTTCCAAGTGCTCTCGAGCTCTTTCTCCTTACCATGATAACCATACAGAATAAGTAAAATATCCAACGTCGACCAGTTATTACCTGTTTTCGATTGTTCGATGGCTTCTATATATGTCCGAGAAACCGTGTATAGCCTCGCGACAGCGTGGGCGATCGCCAATATGCCGTAAGTTATTTCATTTGGTTCGACGCTGGCCCCTTTCATGTCGTCGAAAACCTTCGACATGCCGTCGATGTTATGTTCTTTCGCTTGTACTTTCAAAAGAATGTTGTAAGTGGATGTGTGCGGGGAGACGCCGTCGGCCTTCATTTGCCTGAGTATTTTAGGGATAGTTTTCCTTCGCCCCGGCGACGAATGTAGGACTATCAAGCGGTTGTATACGTACGGCGAGATAGGAAACGCCAACTCCCGCATCTTTCTCATGTAACCATATGAGAGCTTGATCAAGCCCCTGTCCAAGCTGGCCATGACCAGGTTGTTGTAGAGCAATTGGTTCTGATACTCGTGAGGGATGCGGAGGAAGAGGCTCTCGCCCTGCGACATGCCATGAAGCTTGGCGGTGAACTCTAAGAGATACGAGTAATCGAGCTCCGTAAGCTTGTAGGGTCTCTCCCTCATCACCCACTCCATAACCTGGCGCGAAGAGAGTACGAAAAGAAAGTAAACAGTTGAAGGAAATGATGATCGTAGACGACGAATCCAAAATAACAGGAGAGGGAGAAAAGTGATTGAGGTTTCATTTGATCAAGATTCTTATTTTGGCTACAAAATTATAGATCACAAAATCATGTTGTATCATTAAAATCCATTTACATCATCATAGCTTCCAATTTCTCTCCACAAAAACTCTAATTCCTATCAACTAACAAAATACTCATTTTGCTGTTCCCTGGATAAAGGTGCTATCAACTTCCACACACAATTTCAAAATGAGAATTGTGGAGATCTCTATTTTCCCTAACCAGGCACACATACTAAGAATCAAAACAAGTAGGAGAAGCAGAAGAAGCCGAAGAATGGTTCCTTTTACAAGAGATTTGCTTCGAAATAACGAAACCGAGCGAAAAGATTGAAATCCACACAATCTAAAATCGAAacaagcagaagaagaagaatggcgCCTTTTAGTAGAGATTCTCTTCTTCGAAGAAAAAAAACCGCTAAATTTAGTCCCACACTAACAAAATCAAAAGGAAACGAGCTAAAACACAAGGGATTGATCTCGTCACCTCGAGGGCTCTGCGGTTCATGCCGCGCTTGCGGAGGCGGTTGATGGCGTGGAAGACGTGGCCGCGGTGGACGGGGGAGCCCTCGCCCATCCAGCTCTGGAACGCGCCCACCACCGACTCCCCACGCCGCAGCATCTCCACCCTCGCCGACAAGGAATCTACTCCTCCGCCGAGCTCCTTGTCgccgtcgtcggcggcggcggcggcggaggaggagggctcCGTCGAGGACTCCTCCGGGAGAGGGGATTGGCAGGTGGTGAGGAAGGGGAGAGAGAAGGGGCGGGGGATTCGAATCCGAAGGGGAGGAGAGAGCGCGACGGCGCGGGCGCCCAAACACTTTACAAGAAAACGCATCGAACGCGAAGTGTTCGACCAAATGctcgtgagagagagagagagagagagatctttagcTCATTATTACTTTAGCTCATTATTATATGGGGAGAATAATTGTACAGAGGCCCCTCacgttttaaatattatgatttttggtaatttttga harbors:
- the LOC109728867 gene encoding pentatricopeptide repeat-containing protein At1g07590, mitochondrial-like; this translates as MRFLVKCLGARAVALSPPLRIRIPRPFSLPFLTTCQSPLPEESSTEPSSSAAAAADDGDKELGGGVDSLSARVEMLRRGESVVGAFQSWMGEGSPVHRGHVFHAINRLRKRGMNRRALEVMEWVMRERPYKLTELDYSYLLEFTAKLHGMSQGESLFLRIPHEYQNQLLYNNLVMASLDRGLIKLSYGYMRKMRELAFPISPYVYNRLIVLHSSPGRRKTIPKILRQMKADGVSPHTSTYNILLKVQAKEHNIDGMSKVFDDMKGASVEPNEITYGILAIAHAVARLYTVSRTYIEAIEQSKTGNNWSTLDILLILYGYHGKEKELESTWKLVQELPHVTSKSLLLAIEAFGRVGSISRAEEIWAELKARGKLGSAKYFNSIISAYSRHGRVEKASEVYKEMEANGCKPNAITYRHLALGCLKAGLVGEAVETMNRGKDEAVVLKVRRSTPWLETTFMLLEAFAEIGDVEASKKLFEELKESKYCRYPFVFNALLKAYVKAKVYEPELLNKMILGGARPDAETYSLVRLVEQFKDDRKERRSVEAKKELRVRKQRQS